From a single Natronorubrum tibetense GA33 genomic region:
- a CDS encoding nuclear transport factor 2 family protein, which translates to METNTHRAAEETTNRELLTDFYARFNHFVTNRGGRADVSTVFADDVTWTTMTSGRETEQTYTGVDDVVETVAAGLRERADHIQALPERFTEAGETVVVEGAYVGTADGTPFDIAFVHVYELNDETVQRCRAYTDSALERETFDR; encoded by the coding sequence CGCATCGAGCGGCGGAGGAGACGACGAACCGGGAACTGCTCACCGACTTTTACGCCCGGTTTAACCACTTCGTCACGAACCGTGGTGGGCGTGCGGATGTGTCCACGGTGTTCGCCGACGACGTCACCTGGACGACAATGACGAGCGGCAGGGAGACGGAACAAACCTATACAGGTGTCGACGACGTTGTCGAAACCGTCGCCGCCGGACTCCGTGAGAGGGCGGATCACATACAAGCCCTTCCGGAGCGGTTCACGGAGGCGGGTGAAACCGTCGTAGTAGAGGGAGCATACGTCGGGACGGCCGACGGTACCCCGTTCGATATCGCGTTCGTCCACGTCTACGAACTCAACGACGAAACGGTCCAACGCTGTCGGGCGTACACCGACAGCGCGCTCGAACGAGAGACGTTCGATCGATAA